One segment of Cataglyphis hispanica isolate Lineage 1 chromosome 23, ULB_Chis1_1.0, whole genome shotgun sequence DNA contains the following:
- the LOC126857880 gene encoding pre-rRNA-processing protein TSR2 homolog — MEDTKSFFLSVTQRIFSNWTALKLAVEHGMGSVEKAIEFCPYTTEVLYMNEGLTSDQIAAELEDYMDEQLNTILEDNSTVQVAEELLRFYRYCIEGNESTAKTELEKLPPLQPWLICERPIRSTRSLPVQQDSSSDEDMDVDKNEQEDDGWTVVTNRRSR; from the exons ATGGAAGACactaaatcatttttcttatcgGTTACTCAACGTATTTTTAGTAACTGGACAGCTTTAAAG tTGGCGGTAGAACATGGTATGGGTTCAGTAGAAAAAGCAATAGAATTTTGTCCATATACAACGGAAGTACTCTATATGAATG aggGATTGACCAGTGATCAGATTGCTGCCGAATTAGAGGATTATATGGATGAACAACTTAATACAATATTGGAAGATAACAGCACTGTACAAGTAGCAGAGGAATTGTTAAGGTTTTATCGATATTGCATAGAGGGCAATGAATCTACAGCAAAAACAGAACTCGAGAAATTACCACCGCTACAACCTTGGCTTATCTGTGAACGACCTATTCGATCTACTCGTTCTTTGCCAGTACAACAAGATAGCAGTTCGGATGAGGATATGgatgtagataaaaatgaaCAAGAAGACGATGGATGGACAGTGGTTACAAACAGGCGAAGCAGATAA
- the LOC126857822 gene encoding N6-adenosine-methyltransferase subunit METTL3 → MSDAFEEIQAIKIKRNSYREKLQKRKRERHELYTLTSTPVSSTLTAESACPDANASSRSDHSEYERDVLCILHECLPNLPITSADLIDQLRKNLNADVSSSDIHKILEKLAAQDIVKIKEVTENGVFGYTVLSVTESQSSCQSQSDDTENPESVETSTSDPNDHVPLEKQAKIEKKNTEDIMSLISMPTIREKESKKVGEQILDLLSKQTSKEKSLAERFRSQGGAQVMEFCPHGTRVDCVKLNGGPGFAEKCKKLHFKKIIQSHTDESLGDCSFLNTCFHMDTCKYVHYEVDGPTAQPKETNDSDSLNNSAPNKTLNLDNKNGSSTSSNVGSELTLYPPQWIQCDLRYLDMTVLGKFAVIMADPPWDIHMELPYGTMSDDEMRQLGIPALQDEGLLFLWVTGRAMELGRECLQLWGYERVDEIIWVKTNQLQRIIRTGRTGHWLNHGKEHCLVGMKGNPRINRGLDSDVIVAEVRATSHKPDEIYGIIERMSPGTRKIELFGRPHNVQPNWITLGNQVDGVHLIDPQLIKAFKKRYPDGNSMKPAKP, encoded by the exons ATGTCGGATGCATTTGAGGAGATACAAGCGATCAAAATAAAGAGGAACAGCTATCGCGAGAAGCTACAGAAGAGGAAACGCGAACGCCATGAATTATATACGCTCACTTCAACGCCAGTTTCATCCACCCTGACAGCGGAATCAGCGTGTCCTG ATGCTAATGCATCTTCGCGCTCTGATCATAGCGAATATGAGAGAGATGTACTTTGCATCTTGCATGAATGCCTGCCTAATCTACCGATAACGTCTGCAGACTTGATAGATCAGCTACGCAAAAATCTCAATGCCGATGTATCTTCCTCCGACATTCATAAGATTCTAGAAAAACTGGCTGCCCAAGATATAGTCAA gatCAAAGAAGTTACAGAGAATGGAGTTTTTGGATATACAGTGTTATCTGTAACAGAATCCCAATCGTCATGTCAATCCCAATCTGACGACACAGAAAATCCCGAAAGCGTAGAAACATCTACGTCCGATCCAAACGACCATGTACCTCTAGAAAAGCAAGCAAAGATAGAAAAGAAGAATACTGAAGACATCATGTCCTTAATTTCGATGCCGACTAtcagagagaaggagagcaaAAAAGTTGGCGAGCAGATCTTGGACTTATTGTCAAAGCAGACTTCGAAAGAGAAATCGCTCGCTGAACGATTTCGCTCTCAGGGAGGCGCTCAAGTCATGGAGTTCTGTCCGCACGGTACAAGAGTTGACTGTGTAAAATTGAACGGCGGTCCGGGATTTGCAGAGAAGTGCAAAAAGCTGCACTTTAAGAAGATCATACAGAGTCACACGGATGAATCTTTGGGCGACTGTAGCTTTCTAAATACCTGCTTTCACATGGACACATGCAA ATATGTTCACTATGAGGTGGATGGTCCTACAGCTCAACCAAAGGAAACCAATGACTCCGATAGtctaaacaatagcgcgcccAACAAGACGCTGAACTTGGATAATAAAAACGGTAGCAGTACGAGCAGCAATGTAGGCAGCGAATTGACTCTGTATCCACCACAATGGATTCAGTGTGACTTACGTTATCTCGATATGACAGTTCTTGGCAAATTTGCTGTAATCATGGCTGATCCACCATGGGATATTCATATGGAATTACCTTATGGCACTATGTCAGATGATGAGATGAGACAATTAGGAATTCCAGCGCTTCAGGATGAAGGACTCTTGTTTTTATGGGTAACTGGCAGAGCCATGGAATTGGGAAGGGAATGCCTACAGTTGTGGGGTTACGAGAGAGTTGACGAGATCATTTGGGTGAAAACCAATCAGTTGCAAAGAATAATACGGACCGGTAGAACGGGCCATTGGCTGAATCATGGTAAAGAACATTGTTTAGTTGGCATGAAGGGCAATCCTCGTATCAATCGAGGGTTGGACAGCGACGTGATCGTCGCCGAAGTTCGCGCCACTAGTCACAAGCCCGACGAGATTTACGGCATTATCGAACGCATGAGTCCCGGCACAAGAAAGATTGAATTGTTCGGTCGACCGCACAATGTGCAACCTAACTGGATCACTCTAGGTAATCAAGTTGACGGTGTTCATTTAATCGATCCGCAACTCATCAAAGCCTTCAAGAAACGTTATCCCGATGGAAATTCAATGAAGCCCGCTAAACCATAA
- the LOC126857831 gene encoding neuroepithelial cell-transforming gene 1 protein-like — protein sequence MNDDCNTSIKETFQEPRKRFWLRSRKRPKSDAMSISSMDISMESDIGKKKKRRRITEVASSIFSSSIVGSKLGNTLHRSFTTQPNSSDLSIIEDEVETGTLRRKLNNVAESCNNLTIRSWMLDVAQLHGKERLNSILSRSEIKRQEAIYELYCGENVLLNELYVLKNFYYEPMLSTEIFTSEELYTLFGDLTNLIEIHSNLRDELLELRDKSGFTKTIGPTLLNWLSTLKKPYLERCRTLVWARYLLDEKKYSNKRFQSFLKKRLELPHSVDLWTYLDVPRSRIVKYPLLVKEILKHTLNSDADYLLLKEASSVLSDLLKDIDWIMGDAECKVAQSKINAKIEYDPDKCIVNAIELIIEGQLKDTRGIKYYCFLFDTCFAITRSTRRAIKKYNLFFPVIPKEQIYVQTDDKNNAEIGFKVREHSFMMEDEHKKRHWIDAFNKLYSRMSIPDKVFNTDEKENLLNNTELSESNNRVTRTSMSRRTSTSSINDNHFSFSIRKSLLKQKRNSIGYI from the exons ATGAACGATGATTGCAACACAAGTATCAAAGAAACGTTTCAGGAACCGCGGAAAAGGTTTTGGCTG AGATCAAGAAAACGACCAAAGAGCGACGCAATGAGCATCAGCTCAATGGACATATCCATGGAATCTGATAtaggaaagaagaaaaagcgcCGCAGGATTACAGAGGTTGCTAGCAgtattttttcctcttccaTAGTAGGAAGTAAACTGGGAAACACTCTGCACAGATCTTTCACGACCCAACCAAACTCATCggatttatcaattattgaaGATGAAGTAGAAACTGGAACATTACGTAGAAA ATTGAATAATGTTGCTGAGAGTTGCAACAATTTAACAATCAGGAGTTGGATGTTGGATGTTGCACAGTTACATGGTAAAGAGCGCTTAAACAGTATATTAAGTCGAAGTGAAATTAAAAGACAGGAAgctatttatgaattatactGTGGTGAAAATGTCCTACTAAATGAGCTCTATgtgctaaaaaatttttattatgaaccAATGTTGTCTACtgaaatttttacatctgAAGAGTTATATACCCTTTTTGGTGATCTTACAAATCTTATTGAAATACACAGTAACTTAAGGGATGAGTTACTTGAACTCAGAGATAAATCTGGATTTACAAAAACTATCGGTCCAACATTATTGAATTgg TTGTCTACGTTGAAAAAACCGTATCTGGAAAGATGCAGAACATTAGTTTGGGCGAGATATTTACTGGATGAGaagaaatatagtaataaaagatTCCAATCATTTCTGAAAAAACGATTAGAGTTACCACATTCTGTCGACTTGTGGACTTATTTAGATGTGCCACGTTCAAGGATCGTCAAATATCCATTATTGGTGAAGGAGATTTTAAAACATACTCTTAATAGTGATGCAGATTATTTATTGCTGAAAGAAGCAAGTAGTGTCCTTTCCGATTTGCTAAAAGATATTGATTGGATCATGGGTGATGCTGAATGCAAGGTCGCACAatcgaaaataaatgcaaaaatcgaGTATGATCCTGACAAGTGCATCGTCAATGCCATAGAGTTAATCATTGAAGGTCAGCTTAAAGACACACGTGGAATA aaatattacTGCTTTCTTTTCGACACATGTTTCGCAATAACTCGTTCTACACGGCGTGCTATCAAAAAATACAATCTGTTCTTTCCCGTCATACCTAaagaacaaatatatgtacaaacagacgataaaaataatgcggAAATTGGTTTTAAAGTCCGAGAACATTCTTTCATGATGGAAGATGAACATAAAAAACGGCATTGGATTGATGCGTTCAACAAATTGTACTCTAGAATGAGTATTCCGGATAAAGTGTTTAACACTGACGAGAAAGAGAACTTGTTGAATAACACAGAATTATCAGAGTCGAATAATCGCGTTACACGGACATCAATGTCTAGGAGAACTTCCACAAGCAGTATAAACGATAatcatttttccttttctataAGGAAAAGTTTGCTCAAACAAAAGCGCAACAGTATcggctatatataa
- the LOC126857866 gene encoding uncharacterized protein LOC126857866 isoform X1, producing the protein MLYVIFVCIIIYWLLIRMNNNMSTGTGPKKKNKTIKQVVPCTERKASGSNWETYKNLFAKPNIEEGHTLQNRYPKPKKRHVASLHKNRTEENTETYNDIKNKENKTLTKHIAMDCEMVGIGDGTESMLARISIVNKHGFCLYDKYVKPREKVVDYRTAVSGIRPEHLQDAEDFSTVQKEVADMLKGRILVGHALKHDLNVLFLSHPRRYWRDTSKYKPFRQISKGNTPSLKKLAHELLGREIQVGEHSSVEDARAAMQLYMLYKNKWESEKKGRW; encoded by the exons ATGCTTTATGTAATCTTcgtgtgtattattatttattggttGCTAATCAG AATGAACAATAATATGTCAACTGGTACGGGACCTAAGAAGAAGAACAAAACTATAAAACAAGTTGTTCCATGCACTGAACGTAAAGCGTCTGGATCTAATTGGGAGACGTACAAGAATTTGTTTGCTAAACCAAACATAGAAGAGGGTCATACTCTACAAAATAGGTATCCAAAACCTAAAAAACGACATGTTGCTTCGTTACATaag AATCGAACAGAAGAGAACACTGAAACATACAATGATATCaagaataaagagaataaGACTTTGACGAAACATATTGCTATGGATTGCGAGATGGTTGGAATTGGTGATGGCACGGAGAGCATGCTAGCTCGAATATCAATTGTAAATAAGCATGGTTTTTgcttatatgataaatatgttaagCCAAGAGAGAAAGTTGTAGATTACAGAACAGCAGTAAGTGGAATTCGACCAGAACATTTGCAAGATGCAGAAGACTTTAGCACTGTACAGAAGGAAGTAGCAGATATGTTAAAGGGTCGAATTCTCGTGGGCCATGCATTGAAGCATGATCTTAACGTATTGTTCTTGTCGCATCCGCGAAGATATTGGCGAGACACCTCGAAATATAAACCTTTTCGTCAAATATCAAAGGGAAATACTCCCAGCTTGAAAAAACTTGCACATGAATTGTTAGGTAGAGAGATACAGGTGGGCGAACACAGTTCTGTGGAAGACGCGAGAGCGGCAATGCAGTTATATATGTTGTACAAGAATAAATGGGAATCGGAAAAAAAGGGGCGATGGTGA
- the LOC126857866 gene encoding RNA exonuclease 4 isoform X2, which produces MNDNIIMNNNMSTGTGPKKKNKTIKQVVPCTERKASGSNWETYKNLFAKPNIEEGHTLQNRYPKPKKRHVASLHKNRTEENTETYNDIKNKENKTLTKHIAMDCEMVGIGDGTESMLARISIVNKHGFCLYDKYVKPREKVVDYRTAVSGIRPEHLQDAEDFSTVQKEVADMLKGRILVGHALKHDLNVLFLSHPRRYWRDTSKYKPFRQISKGNTPSLKKLAHELLGREIQVGEHSSVEDARAAMQLYMLYKNKWESEKKGRW; this is translated from the exons ATGAATgacaatattat AATGAACAATAATATGTCAACTGGTACGGGACCTAAGAAGAAGAACAAAACTATAAAACAAGTTGTTCCATGCACTGAACGTAAAGCGTCTGGATCTAATTGGGAGACGTACAAGAATTTGTTTGCTAAACCAAACATAGAAGAGGGTCATACTCTACAAAATAGGTATCCAAAACCTAAAAAACGACATGTTGCTTCGTTACATaag AATCGAACAGAAGAGAACACTGAAACATACAATGATATCaagaataaagagaataaGACTTTGACGAAACATATTGCTATGGATTGCGAGATGGTTGGAATTGGTGATGGCACGGAGAGCATGCTAGCTCGAATATCAATTGTAAATAAGCATGGTTTTTgcttatatgataaatatgttaagCCAAGAGAGAAAGTTGTAGATTACAGAACAGCAGTAAGTGGAATTCGACCAGAACATTTGCAAGATGCAGAAGACTTTAGCACTGTACAGAAGGAAGTAGCAGATATGTTAAAGGGTCGAATTCTCGTGGGCCATGCATTGAAGCATGATCTTAACGTATTGTTCTTGTCGCATCCGCGAAGATATTGGCGAGACACCTCGAAATATAAACCTTTTCGTCAAATATCAAAGGGAAATACTCCCAGCTTGAAAAAACTTGCACATGAATTGTTAGGTAGAGAGATACAGGTGGGCGAACACAGTTCTGTGGAAGACGCGAGAGCGGCAATGCAGTTATATATGTTGTACAAGAATAAATGGGAATCGGAAAAAAAGGGGCGATGGTGA